The genomic DNA GGTGTCGCGCACCTTCTATGCCCGCGGTCAGACCGGTCAGCAGCTGCTGTTGGGCGCCTATCAGGCCCTCATGCGGCAGGTGGCGCTGGGAACCGTGGAGCTGCACCCGCGCCAGGAGATGCTGGACGTCGTGCTCGTCGACGGGCGCGCCCGTGGCATCGTGACGCGCGACCTCCTGTCGGGTCGGGTGGAGTCGCATGCCGCCGATGCCGTGATCCTGGCCACGGGGGGATACTCCAACGTCTTCTTCCTCTCCACCAACGCCAAGAAGTCCAACGTCACCGCGGCGTGGCGGGCCCACCGGCGCGGAGCCGCGTTCGCGAACCCCTGCTTCACCCAGATCCATCCGACCTGCATCCCGCCCAACGGGGAGTATCAGTCCAAGCTCACGCTGATGAGCGAATCGCTCCGCAACGACGGGCGCATCTGGGTGCCCGCGGCGGAGGGAGATCGGCGGCCGCCGGATCAGATCCCCGATGCCGAGCGCGACTACTACCTGGAGCGCATCTACCCGAGCTTCGGCAACCTCAGCCCGCGCGACATCGCGTCGCGCCGGGCCAAGGAGATGGTCGACTCCGGTCACGGAGTGGGGCCGCTGCAGAATGGCGTCTACCTGGACTTCCGGGATGCCATCCAGCGGATCGGACGCAATGCCGTGTCCGAGCGCTACGGGAATCTCTTCGCCATGTACGAGAAGATCACCGGCGAGGACCCGTACCGTACGCCCATGCGCATCTATCCAGCCCCGCACTACACCATGGGCGGCCTGTGGGTGGACTACGACCTCATGACCACGGTGCCCGGGCTGTTCGCCATCGGTGAAGCCAACTTCTCCGATCACGGCGCCAACCGCCTCGGAGCCTCCGCGTTGATGCAGGGCCTGGCGGACGGCTACTTCATCATGCCGTTGACGATCGGCAACTACCTGGCACGCACCAAGCAGGACGACGTGGACGTGCACCACTCCGCGTTCGTGGACACGGAGGCGCAGGTGAGCGAGCGCACGCGCCGCCTGCTCGACAACAAGGGAACCCGGTCGGTGGACTCCCTCCACATGGAGCTCGGCCGCCTCATGTGGAACGCGTGCGGGATGGAGCGCTCGCGCGAAGGGCTTCTGGACGCCCTGGAGAAGCTTCCGGCGCTACGGGAGACCTTCTGGAAGGAGGTCAACGTGCCCGGGAGCGGGGACACGCTCAACGAATCGATTGAAAAGGCAGGTCGCGTCGCCGACTACTTCGAGCTCGCAGAGCTGATGTGTCGCGACGCGCTCACCCGGGAGGAGTCGTGCGGGGCCCACTACCGGGTGGAGTATACGACAGACGAGGGTGAGGCCCGGCGCGAGGACGACGAGTTCGCGCACGTGGCCGCCTGGGAGTGGACCGGGGATCCTTCGGCGCCGGTGCGCCACCAGGAGGAGCTGGTCTTCGACTACGTGCCCTTCTCGCAGCGGAGCTACAAGTAGTGAACCTGACTCTCCGGGTCTGGCGGCAGGACTCGCCCACGACGCGCGGGCGCTTCGAGCGCTACAGCGCGCAGGACATCTCCCCGGACATGTCGTTCCTGGACATGCTCGACCTGGTCAACGAGCAGATCATGGCCGGCGGGGGGGAGCCCATCCAGTTCGAGCATGACTGCCGCGAGGGCATCTGCGGCTCGTGCGGCATGATGATCAACGGACGCGCCCACGGGCCCAATGCCCGCACCACGGCGTGTCAGCTGCACATGCGCTCCTTCAAGGACGGGGACGAGATCTGGATCGAGCCGTTCCGGGCCGATGCCTTCCCGGTCATCCGGGATCTGGTCGTGGACCGGACCGCGTTCGACCGGATCATCGA from Gemmatimonadota bacterium includes the following:
- a CDS encoding fumarate reductase/succinate dehydrogenase flavoprotein subunit gives rise to the protein MNLDARIPTGPIQEKWERHRFEMKLVNPANKRRFDVIVVGTGLAGGAASATLAELGYRVKTFTFHDSPRRAHSIAAQGGINAAKNYQSDGDSVFRLFYDTVKGGDFRSREANVYRLAELSLEIIDQAVAQGVPFAREYGGLLANRSFGGAQVSRTFYARGQTGQQLLLGAYQALMRQVALGTVELHPRQEMLDVVLVDGRARGIVTRDLLSGRVESHAADAVILATGGYSNVFFLSTNAKKSNVTAAWRAHRRGAAFANPCFTQIHPTCIPPNGEYQSKLTLMSESLRNDGRIWVPAAEGDRRPPDQIPDAERDYYLERIYPSFGNLSPRDIASRRAKEMVDSGHGVGPLQNGVYLDFRDAIQRIGRNAVSERYGNLFAMYEKITGEDPYRTPMRIYPAPHYTMGGLWVDYDLMTTVPGLFAIGEANFSDHGANRLGASALMQGLADGYFIMPLTIGNYLARTKQDDVDVHHSAFVDTEAQVSERTRRLLDNKGTRSVDSLHMELGRLMWNACGMERSREGLLDALEKLPALRETFWKEVNVPGSGDTLNESIEKAGRVADYFELAELMCRDALTREESCGAHYRVEYTTDEGEARREDDEFAHVAAWEWTGDPSAPVRHQEELVFDYVPFSQRSYK